GAAATCATATTGAGCAGTGGTATAATCAGTATAAAGCTCGTGTGAAACGCTTCTGGAAGCGTTTTCCACATCGTAGCTCTTTACAGAGTATTAATCAATGGTCTATTGCTTGGACTGGTTTGTATAATCTTCTCTTGGAGGTGTCTTAAGTTGACAGTCTCTGGTGGGACAATCGATATATTTAAATGCACCATGAGCTATAATTATCATTATATTTTAAGGGGTCGTATATGAAGAAATGTTGGTTATTTCTAATGTGTATCTTGTGTACGAGTGGATTCATGATTTCATCTTTAGGTGCGCATAAACAAGAACTGTCATCTGGCAGTTGGGTTTCTTCAGGGTATGTACTTCAGTGGCAGCAGAGTTATGGTTCAAATCCTGGTTTCGGCGCCCGCTATGAGGGACCACAGCCGATAGGTGATGCTGATAATGATGGAAAAAACGAGTTGATTATCGGAGGACGTGATCAACGCTTAAGAATTATGAAATGGAATGATGCTGTTGGAACCTATGACGAGGTTGAGACGATTTTTTGTCCATTCTATCCGTTCTATCAGATGGATCCTGGTGGTTTTGCAATAGGTGATGTGACCAATGATGGAACCAATGAGATTGCTGCAACGTGGGGAACTGCAGTGTATAGATACATCCTCGGGAATTATCGATTTCTTGGTTGGAATCCATGGATTTTCCGACATGGTGGAGGAAGTGCTGATTGTATCATTGGCGATATTACCAACGATGGAAAAAACGAGTTGATTGTTACTGGCGGCGGTTTTCATGGGCAAGTTCCTGAGGTTGTCGTATTCCGCTGGATTGGTTTTCGACTCTTCAAAATAGCGGTATGGGATGATCCTGGTGTTGATGGATACGTGTACATGCCTGGTCTTGGTGATATCGATGGTGATGGTGAAAACGAGCTTGCGGTAGCATCTGCGAATAAACTTGTTGTTCTTGATTGGAACAAAGCAACAAAACAGTTTGATGCAACCATTGTAAAACAGTATATGGGGCAGAATGGTGGTCCCTTTGGCTGTGTCTGTAAAGATGCTGATAGCGATGGGAACAATGAAATTCTCCTTAGCTTTTATGCACCACGAATTTCGATTTTTAAATGGAATGGAACAGCATATCATCAACAGTTTGATCTTCAATGGCCTGGTGGAGAGCCAGTGATTGAAGGAATCGATATCGGAGATACGGATTCGGATGGATTTAATGAGGTATGTGCAGGTGCAGGGGTCACACATATTCTGCAGTGGAATGGTGAAACCTATGTGGAAGAGGCAGTTCTTCCCACGTGGGGATGGATCGCAGTGTTAAACATTGGTGATTGCGACAACGATGGGAACAACGAGATCAGCATCGGCAATGTCGCAATTGATGCCGGACAAGAGTTCATGCAGTGGGTTTACAAGTTTTCATCAGGATAGCTGGGAGATCTCACATGTCACGCGTATATGTGGATTCTGCTTGAAGTTGATATTCTTCTCTTGGAGGAGTTGCTGTTTTTTCTGTGATGTATTCCATAAATATAATAAACTCATTTGATATTGTTACCTAAAAAAATTTGAGTATAATATTATGGGATAGATATGAAAGGGCGAGGCATTGGTTTCGGAAAGGCGATACTCTTTAACGAACATTTTGTTGTCTATGGAATACCTTCGATTGTGTCGGCAATTGGGAACTATACGGTTGCTCGAATTGAACCATGGGAAAAACCTGAAGTTCACTTGGTTGATAACCGACCGGCGACACCACGATATAAAGAGGAGAAAAGGGACCAGCAGCAAGATTCGTTGCGAAGAATACTTGCAAAGATGAATATTGATCCGAAAAAACATGGTTTCCAGGTTATCCTTGAGGGGAATCTTGTTGCAGCTAGTGGTATTGGTGCAAGTGCAGCATCCTGCGTTGCAATTGCTCGTGCATTATCAAGTTATTTTGATTTACATCTTTCTGATGAAGAGATTAACGATGTTGCATTTGAAGGGGAAAAAGGATATCATGGGACGCCATCTGGTGTTGATAATACTGCATCAACCTATGGTGGTTTGATTTGGTTCCAAAAAGGTGAACCAAATGTTATTGATCGGATTAGTATCTCTGCACCAGTAGAAGTGGTGATCGCTGATACCGGAAAAGTTGCAAATACCCAGGCAGCTGTTGCCGGAGTTCGTGAGCGGAAAGAAAAGAACCCTGCGAAGTACAAAGAAATTTTCGACCGGGCAGAGAACATTACCTACCTTGCAAAACGAGCTTTACAGGAAGAGGATTATAAAGGTCTTGGGAAGTTGATGAATGAGAATCATAAGTTGTTACAGCAGATTGAAGTATCAAGTCGAGAGCTTGATTTTCTTGTCAGTATAGCACGGGAGTACGGAGCATATGGTGCAAAGTTAACTGGTGGTGGTCTTGGTGGAAATATGATTGCACTCACACCAGGAAGAGATCTGCAGAAAAAAGTTGCAAATGCGATTGAAAAAGAAGGATTTCAAACACTCCAAACCGTGATCGGAGCAGTTGGGGAGGAATAAGAGAACTATGAATCTTCGGGATTTTCTGAAACATCTTGAACATCAGAATAAATTGATCCGTGTTAAGAAACCAGTTTCCGTAGAGTATGAGATTGCGAATGTTATTCATGGGTTTAACGAACAACCGATTCTTTTTGAACAGGTGAAAGGGTATCGTTTTCCTGTTTTTGCAGGCATTACGTCAAATCGAGATATTATTGCTGAGGCGCTTGGAACAACCAAAGATCAACTTCTCATGCGACTGGTGAACGCATTACGTCATCCTGTTGAACCTAAGCTTGTTGACAAAGCACCCTGTCAAGAAGTGGTTATAAAAAATCCAGATCTTGATCAGCTTCCGTTGCTGCTGCATCTACCTGGTGATGGCGGACGGTATGCCACAGCAACAGTTTCAACCATTAAAGATCCTGATACCGGGCGGAATGTTGCGTATCATCGATTGATGCAACGAGGGAAAAACAGATTCACCGCTCGGCTTATTAAAGGCCGTCAGACTCGGACGACGTATGATAAGACCGATGGTGATTTGGAGATGGCGGTCTGCATTGGGAATTCAGTTGCGGTGATGCTTGCAGCATCGCTCGGTCCACCGTCTGGTGTTGATGAGTTTTCCATTGCGAATGCGCTTGATCCGATGGAGATGGTGAAATGTAAGACAAAAGATCTTGAAGTTCCTGCATTGTCAGAGATTGTTCTTGAAGGTCGTCTCACGAAAGAGGTTGACAAAGAAGGACCGTTTCTTGATTTAACGGAAACACGGGATTTCGAACGGCAAGAACCTGTATTTGTCGTGGATTGTATCACCCATCGAAAAGATGCAATGTACCAGGCGTTGATTCCTGGTCGTTTTGAACACAAAGTTCTCATGGGGATGCCCAAAGAGCCGACGATTTATGATGAGGTGAGTAAGGTTGTAACATGTAAGAATGTGTTGATAACGCTTGGCGGTGGTTCTTGGCTTCATGGTATTGTTCAGATCGAAAAAAAACATCCTGATGATGGAAAAAAAGCAATCGAAGCAGCTTTTGAAGGTCATAAGAGTATGAAGCATGTTGTGATTGTTGATGATGATGTTGATATTTATAATCCAGTTGCTGTTGAATGGGCGATCGCAACCCGTTTCCAAGGGGATCGTGATTTGATTGTGAAATCTGATCAACCCGGCAGTTCACTGGATCCTTCCTCAAAGCAGGAACCTGGGAAAAAAGCACTCACCGCAAAGGTTGGTGTTGATGCAACGATTCCTACTGGTATTGAGAAGAGTAAGTATGAGATTGTTCGATATAAAAAAGTTGATG
The nucleotide sequence above comes from Candidatus Thermoplasmatota archaeon. Encoded proteins:
- the mvk gene encoding mevalonate kinase, whose protein sequence is MKGRGIGFGKAILFNEHFVVYGIPSIVSAIGNYTVARIEPWEKPEVHLVDNRPATPRYKEEKRDQQQDSLRRILAKMNIDPKKHGFQVILEGNLVAASGIGASAASCVAIARALSSYFDLHLSDEEINDVAFEGEKGYHGTPSGVDNTASTYGGLIWFQKGEPNVIDRISISAPVEVVIADTGKVANTQAAVAGVRERKEKNPAKYKEIFDRAENITYLAKRALQEEDYKGLGKLMNENHKLLQQIEVSSRELDFLVSIAREYGAYGAKLTGGGLGGNMIALTPGRDLQKKVANAIEKEGFQTLQTVIGAVGEE
- a CDS encoding VCBS repeat-containing protein; protein product: MISSLGAHKQELSSGSWVSSGYVLQWQQSYGSNPGFGARYEGPQPIGDADNDGKNELIIGGRDQRLRIMKWNDAVGTYDEVETIFCPFYPFYQMDPGGFAIGDVTNDGTNEIAATWGTAVYRYILGNYRFLGWNPWIFRHGGGSADCIIGDITNDGKNELIVTGGGFHGQVPEVVVFRWIGFRLFKIAVWDDPGVDGYVYMPGLGDIDGDGENELAVASANKLVVLDWNKATKQFDATIVKQYMGQNGGPFGCVCKDADSDGNNEILLSFYAPRISIFKWNGTAYHQQFDLQWPGGEPVIEGIDIGDTDSDGFNEVCAGAGVTHILQWNGETYVEEAVLPTWGWIAVLNIGDCDNDGNNEISIGNVAIDAGQEFMQWVYKFSSG
- a CDS encoding UbiD family decarboxylase, with amino-acid sequence MNLRDFLKHLEHQNKLIRVKKPVSVEYEIANVIHGFNEQPILFEQVKGYRFPVFAGITSNRDIIAEALGTTKDQLLMRLVNALRHPVEPKLVDKAPCQEVVIKNPDLDQLPLLLHLPGDGGRYATATVSTIKDPDTGRNVAYHRLMQRGKNRFTARLIKGRQTRTTYDKTDGDLEMAVCIGNSVAVMLAASLGPPSGVDEFSIANALDPMEMVKCKTKDLEVPALSEIVLEGRLTKEVDKEGPFLDLTETRDFERQEPVFVVDCITHRKDAMYQALIPGRFEHKVLMGMPKEPTIYDEVSKVVTCKNVLITLGGGSWLHGIVQIEKKHPDDGKKAIEAAFEGHKSMKHVVIVDDDVDIYNPVAVEWAIATRFQGDRDLIVKSDQPGSSLDPSSKQEPGKKALTAKVGVDATIPTGIEKSKYEIVRYKKVDVNAYLR